A genomic window from Rhodanobacteraceae bacterium includes:
- a CDS encoding response regulator transcription factor: MIRIVLAEDQALVRGAMTALLEMEGDIQVIAEAADGLAALAACVQQRPDVLVTDIEMPELSGLGLAAQLRDKDLGIAMVVVTTFARAGYLRRAMDAGIRGYLLKDAPASQLAEAVRVVHRGGRVIDPELAVEAWSEQDPLSDRERLVLRLAGEGLAATEIAEKLSLSHGTVRNYLSEAIGKLGVKGRIEAYRLARQKGWL, translated from the coding sequence ATGATCCGTATCGTTCTGGCAGAAGATCAGGCCCTGGTCCGCGGTGCCATGACTGCCTTGCTGGAGATGGAAGGCGATATTCAGGTCATCGCCGAGGCGGCCGACGGTCTTGCCGCGCTGGCGGCCTGCGTGCAGCAGCGTCCGGACGTGCTGGTGACCGACATCGAGATGCCTGAACTCAGTGGGCTGGGACTGGCGGCGCAGCTGCGCGACAAGGACCTGGGGATTGCCATGGTGGTGGTGACCACCTTCGCCCGAGCGGGCTATCTGCGCCGGGCCATGGATGCGGGCATACGCGGCTATCTGCTCAAGGACGCACCCGCCAGTCAACTGGCCGAAGCCGTGCGCGTGGTTCATCGCGGCGGCCGTGTCATCGATCCTGAACTGGCGGTTGAAGCCTGGAGCGAGCAGGATCCGCTGAGCGACCGAGAGCGGCTGGTCCTGCGTCTGGCCGGCGAAGGCCTGGCAGCCACGGAGATTGCGGAAAAGCTGTCCCTGTCGCACGGTACGGTCCGGAACTATCTGTCTGAAGCGATCGGCAAGCTTGGAGTCAAGGGGCGCATCGAAGCCTACAGGCTGGCGCGGCAGAAAGGCTGGCTGTGA
- a CDS encoding sigma-70 family RNA polymerase sigma factor encodes MNRPPGQTPFTLLLRQWSSGNEAARDALMARAYQELKRIARAQMAGERAGHTLQPTALVHEAYLKLAGGAHIEWQDRTHFFAVSARVIRQVLVDSARRRQAARRDATGLAPLTLSVTEDVVDLQALDQALNRLEALDATQARVVELRYFAGLSIAETAHSMALSSATVERAWRAARAWLYGQLGAV; translated from the coding sequence GTGAATCGGCCGCCTGGCCAGACGCCCTTTACCCTGCTGCTGAGGCAATGGTCCTCGGGTAATGAGGCCGCGCGTGATGCCTTGATGGCTCGGGCCTATCAGGAGCTCAAGCGCATTGCGCGGGCGCAGATGGCGGGTGAGCGGGCCGGCCATACGCTGCAGCCGACAGCCCTGGTGCACGAGGCCTATTTGAAGCTGGCCGGCGGCGCCCACATCGAATGGCAGGACCGCACGCACTTCTTTGCGGTCTCGGCGCGGGTGATCCGGCAGGTACTGGTGGACAGCGCCCGGCGTCGGCAAGCGGCGCGGCGCGATGCCACCGGCTTGGCCCCGTTGACGCTGTCGGTCACCGAGGATGTGGTCGATCTGCAGGCGCTGGATCAGGCCCTGAATCGACTGGAGGCCCTCGACGCAACCCAGGCTCGGGTGGTGGAACTGCGATATTTCGCCGGACTGTCCATTGCCGAAACCGCGCACTCGATGGCCTTGTCCAGCGCCACGGTGGAGCGTGCCTGGCGGGCTGCACGGGCCTGGCTCTACGGCCAGCTGGGGGCGGTGTGA